A single Saccopteryx bilineata isolate mSacBil1 chromosome 7, mSacBil1_pri_phased_curated, whole genome shotgun sequence DNA region contains:
- the LOC136310570 gene encoding small nuclear ribonucleoprotein E-like, with protein sequence MAYRGQGQKVQKVMVQPINLIFRYLQNRSQIQVWLYEQVNMRIEGCIIGFEEYMNLILDEAEEIHSKTKSKKQLGSC encoded by the coding sequence ATGGCGTAccgtggccagggccagaaagtgcAGAAGGTGATGGTGCAGCCCATCAACCTCATCTTCAGATACTTGCAAAACAGATCTCAGATTCAGGTGTGGCTTTATGAGCAAGTGAATATGCGGATAGAGGGCTGTATCATTGGTTTTGAGGAGTATATGAACCTCATATTAGATGAGGCAGAAGAGATTCATTCTAAAACAAAGTCAAAGAAACAGTTAGGATCATGCTAA